In Stieleria varia, one genomic interval encodes:
- a CDS encoding VWA domain-containing protein gives MSESNSQNSADPTPPATGAKHPEVWADPRITTYALGEMSEAEREQFELELHGNDALAKAVEQAKDVTTQLTQLFAQETTPPLDEARRATILSSENQLASSSTGDTGGTAAASTTPIVTAEASRMRLPLLILTTAAGLMLLVGLPFWIGMNKEHLTAMSQQPTGAAVSPPSSTSTAEPLGVDSQVVDGLGRSLKKDSASATDGAELSMVPASGMSRSQPQNASIPSDKEADSPHDDATEPFGLTETSESIAAMPAEPYAEEPLPSADMFSSTPTPSTSAARPTPAPFQPTPGMAPVVSDPEMTKGGMRMKRGGEAILSKQPAVGARASAVNRIFMDAIPTPKLPSQESPYSIPTPDGMGPGRPGDKFDTITENEFKRVADEDISTFSIDVDTASYSKIRDFLVRANTLPRPDMVRIEELVNYFQYDYTAPETESPHPFAADMEITSCPWNPEHRLARIAIQGKTMRPNQRPPCNLVFLLDTSGSMDAPNKLPLVVQSMKMLAGQLDQKDTISIVVYAGSAGLVLDATSAKKNNKINKALTQLSAGGSTDGGSGIQLAYQTAREHFITDGVNRVILCTDGDFNVGTTSTDELVRMVEREAKGGVFLSVLGFGMGNHNDAMLEQISGRGNGNYAFIDTVNEAKKVLVDQTNGTLVTIAKDVKIQVVFNPEKISEYRLIGYENRMLNKEDFNDDRKDAGEIGAGHQVTALYELVPKGVGNDASPEPVDPSPYQTKPLPTEAAKSDEVLTLRLRYKQPDSDTSTKIEFAVKDAGKSFEESDTDVRFAAAVAGFGMKLRNSPLAGSWTLSDVIQTAEESRGEDPFGLRNEFVELARRARQLVVSE, from the coding sequence ATGAGCGAATCCAACTCTCAAAACTCTGCCGACCCGACACCACCCGCGACAGGTGCTAAACATCCTGAAGTTTGGGCGGATCCTCGCATCACCACCTACGCACTGGGTGAAATGTCAGAAGCGGAACGCGAACAGTTCGAACTGGAACTGCATGGCAATGACGCGTTGGCCAAGGCTGTCGAGCAAGCGAAGGACGTTACCACACAGTTGACGCAGTTGTTTGCTCAAGAAACAACGCCGCCGCTGGATGAAGCCAGACGCGCCACGATCCTGTCGAGTGAAAACCAACTGGCCTCCTCCTCCACCGGCGATACCGGCGGGACCGCTGCCGCCAGTACCACACCGATTGTCACCGCGGAAGCATCACGCATGCGGTTGCCGTTGTTGATCCTGACCACGGCGGCGGGTTTGATGTTGCTGGTCGGCTTGCCGTTCTGGATCGGAATGAACAAAGAGCATCTGACGGCGATGTCGCAGCAACCCACGGGCGCGGCGGTATCACCACCCAGCTCCACGTCGACCGCTGAACCACTCGGCGTAGATTCCCAAGTTGTGGATGGACTCGGTCGCTCACTCAAGAAAGACAGTGCTTCCGCAACCGACGGTGCAGAGCTTTCAATGGTGCCTGCATCGGGAATGTCGAGAAGCCAACCGCAAAACGCATCGATCCCGTCTGACAAGGAAGCCGATTCGCCCCATGACGATGCCACGGAGCCCTTTGGGCTGACAGAAACGAGCGAAAGCATCGCTGCGATGCCCGCCGAGCCATACGCCGAAGAGCCGTTGCCGTCTGCTGATATGTTCTCGTCGACGCCGACGCCATCCACATCAGCAGCCCGTCCCACACCAGCTCCGTTTCAACCAACTCCAGGGATGGCGCCCGTTGTCTCCGATCCAGAAATGACGAAGGGAGGGATGCGGATGAAACGTGGTGGCGAAGCGATTTTAAGCAAGCAGCCAGCTGTCGGCGCACGGGCAAGTGCCGTGAATCGAATATTCATGGATGCAATTCCGACGCCCAAGTTGCCCTCTCAAGAATCCCCCTACAGCATTCCCACGCCCGATGGCATGGGACCGGGACGCCCGGGAGACAAGTTCGACACGATCACGGAAAACGAATTCAAACGCGTGGCCGATGAAGACATCAGCACGTTCTCCATTGATGTCGATACCGCCAGCTACAGCAAGATCCGTGACTTCCTGGTTCGCGCCAACACCTTGCCGCGACCAGACATGGTGCGTATCGAAGAACTGGTCAACTATTTTCAGTACGACTACACGGCTCCTGAAACAGAGTCGCCGCATCCGTTCGCCGCGGACATGGAGATCACGAGTTGTCCATGGAACCCCGAACATCGCTTGGCCCGCATCGCCATCCAAGGCAAAACGATGCGACCCAACCAACGTCCTCCGTGCAACCTCGTGTTCTTGTTGGACACCAGCGGCTCGATGGACGCACCGAACAAACTGCCGTTGGTTGTTCAGAGCATGAAAATGCTGGCCGGTCAACTTGACCAAAAAGACACCATCTCGATCGTCGTCTACGCGGGTTCAGCCGGCTTGGTGCTCGATGCGACTTCGGCAAAAAAGAACAACAAAATCAACAAGGCCCTCACGCAGCTTTCCGCCGGCGGCAGCACCGATGGCGGCTCCGGCATCCAATTGGCGTATCAAACCGCACGTGAGCACTTCATCACCGATGGAGTCAATCGAGTGATCTTGTGCACCGATGGTGATTTCAACGTCGGTACGACCAGCACCGACGAACTGGTGCGGATGGTCGAGCGAGAAGCCAAGGGAGGCGTGTTCTTGTCCGTGCTCGGATTTGGCATGGGCAACCACAATGACGCCATGCTGGAACAGATCAGTGGACGCGGAAACGGCAACTACGCTTTCATCGACACGGTCAACGAAGCGAAGAAGGTGTTGGTGGACCAGACCAATGGAACGCTCGTGACGATTGCCAAAGATGTCAAGATTCAAGTGGTCTTTAATCCAGAGAAGATCAGCGAGTATCGATTGATCGGTTATGAGAACCGGATGCTCAACAAGGAGGACTTCAACGACGATCGCAAAGATGCCGGTGAGATCGGTGCGGGACATCAAGTCACCGCTTTGTACGAATTGGTTCCCAAGGGAGTGGGCAACGATGCATCGCCCGAACCGGTGGACCCGTCGCCTTATCAAACCAAGCCGCTGCCCACGGAAGCCGCCAAGAGCGATGAAGTGCTGACATTGCGTCTGCGGTACAAGCAACCGGACTCGGACACGAGCACCAAGATCGAATTCGCTGTGAAGGACGCAGGCAAGTCGTTCGAAGAATCCGATACGGATGTGCGGTTCGCCGCCGCCGTGGCAGGATTCGGAATGAAATTGCGAAACAGTCCACTGGCCGGATCGTGGACGCTGAGCGATGTGATCCAGACAGCGGAAGAATCTAGGGGCGAGGACCCCTTCGGATTGCGAAACGAGTTCGTGGAATTGGCACGCCGAGCTCGACAATTGGTCGTCAGCGAGTGA
- a CDS encoding DegT/DnrJ/EryC1/StrS family aminotransferase: MAQPTTSVPLLDINRDNRPHREEFIEAITAVLDSGRFLFGPDVVELENEIAQYSQAENAVGCASGSDALLLALMALNIGPGDEVIVPSFTFFASVSCIVRLGATPVFVDICPDTFNVDPECIANAITPQTKAIIPVHLFGQCAQIDRICQIAAENDIPVIEDAAQAIGAAYHSRPAGSWGLVGCFSFYPTKNLGGMGDGGMMTSNDAAIADRLRLLAGHGMRPRYYHQAVGINSRLDTFQAAVLRIKFRHLNDAVKSRAKIAERYMRMLKDAGLVGPDQIVLPTVDENAFHVWNQFSIRVIGGRRDALKAHLSENGVGSEIYYPVPMHQQECFRDIKHDRNALVETERASLEILNLPIFPSMTSSEQEIVVDTIRNYYAAGAKAGEKAAA, translated from the coding sequence ATGGCTCAGCCCACCACGAGTGTCCCTCTTTTGGACATCAACCGCGATAATCGTCCTCATCGTGAGGAATTCATCGAAGCCATCACGGCGGTACTCGACAGCGGCCGTTTTCTGTTCGGCCCCGACGTGGTCGAACTGGAAAACGAGATCGCCCAGTACAGCCAAGCCGAGAACGCCGTCGGCTGTGCCTCAGGCAGCGATGCACTGCTGCTGGCCCTGATGGCTTTGAACATCGGACCGGGTGATGAAGTCATCGTGCCGAGTTTCACATTCTTTGCATCGGTCAGTTGCATCGTGCGACTGGGTGCCACGCCGGTCTTTGTTGACATCTGCCCTGATACCTTCAACGTCGACCCCGAGTGCATCGCAAACGCGATCACGCCACAGACCAAAGCGATCATTCCCGTTCACTTGTTCGGACAGTGTGCACAAATCGATCGAATCTGCCAGATCGCTGCCGAGAATGACATTCCTGTCATCGAGGACGCCGCACAAGCGATCGGGGCAGCGTATCACTCACGTCCGGCGGGCAGCTGGGGACTGGTGGGGTGCTTCAGTTTTTACCCGACCAAGAACCTCGGCGGCATGGGCGACGGCGGAATGATGACCAGCAATGACGCTGCCATCGCAGATCGGCTGCGGTTGTTGGCCGGTCATGGAATGCGACCTCGCTACTACCACCAAGCCGTGGGGATCAACAGCCGCTTGGATACGTTCCAGGCAGCCGTGTTGAGAATCAAATTTCGACACCTCAATGACGCGGTGAAGTCTCGTGCAAAGATCGCCGAGCGATACATGCGGATGTTGAAAGACGCAGGTTTGGTCGGTCCCGATCAAATCGTGTTGCCGACCGTTGACGAAAACGCGTTCCATGTCTGGAACCAATTCTCTATTCGCGTGATCGGCGGACGTCGCGATGCCTTGAAAGCTCACTTGAGCGAAAACGGTGTCGGCAGCGAAATCTATTACCCCGTTCCCATGCACCAACAAGAATGCTTCCGTGACATCAAACACGATCGCAACGCGTTGGTCGAAACCGAACGGGCCAGCTTGGAAATCTTGAACCTGCCGATCTTCCCATCGATGACGAGCAGCGAACAAGAAATCGTCGTCGATACGATCCGCAACTACTACGCCGCCGGTGCCAAAGCCGGTGAAAAGGCCGCTGCGTAG
- a CDS encoding GntR family transcriptional regulator has protein sequence MSISSGDFNVSPSSGVPIFRQIIDQVVAMIASGALVGGDMLPSTREMARSLEVNMMTVSKAYSRLESDGIAQRVRGRGMQICASTSKGSLGERKTEFSSHLEPAIHRGRQLGLTDAQILSIVKTMLGDQ, from the coding sequence ATGAGTATTTCATCGGGTGATTTCAACGTTTCGCCGTCTTCTGGTGTGCCGATCTTTCGGCAGATCATCGATCAAGTCGTAGCGATGATCGCCTCCGGGGCTCTCGTCGGTGGCGACATGTTGCCCAGCACGCGTGAGATGGCTCGCTCTCTGGAGGTCAACATGATGACCGTCTCCAAGGCTTATTCACGGCTGGAGTCCGACGGCATCGCGCAGCGGGTTCGTGGCCGAGGGATGCAGATTTGTGCGTCAACCAGTAAGGGCTCACTTGGCGAGCGGAAAACGGAGTTCTCCTCTCATTTGGAGCCAGCGATTCATCGGGGGCGTCAGTTGGGGCTGACCGACGCGCAGATTCTTTCCATTGTCAAAACCATGCTCGGGGATCAGTGA
- a CDS encoding serine/threonine-protein kinase yields MPPIQPTDESSAEESASQRWCDADSGSFSSSSADGLRNPVESLASQWLQRVRQSESDPRANHLDVATANGPTPTGSSDDDTADVAAKQLSDLLPVLKRLESARRQNAQRPSGLASLGSKRPERLGDFRIIRQIGRGGMGVVFEAEQISLGRTVAIKVLPQSMLQEDKQVQRFHVEAQFAASLHHTNIVPVFGFGEDAGYHFYVMQRINGQGLDRVRLSGSPLDVDLVIKIGKQAASALHYAHRQGVLHRDVKPANLLLDQDDNLWITDFGVAKAIESVGQTRTNDVVGTLRYMAPEHFLGSANPRSDVYSLGCTLYELLAGHPAFDDESIRAALVRRMPVEAAAPIRKINRSVPRDLETILNKAMAADESDRYQDAGELADDLERLANGDPIHARRHSPLELTLRFAKRKPAVAALTALSTLLLAAIALTSTWGYLRNQSLLSDAVASRAAARSTATVATDALDQLFARFAGDDLLSDIMRSSNGEISSSSAITPAVSPETAAILQDLLGYYDRIAKMQSFDSVVQATEDVDELDLHTMQSAATAKFHIGSIHWRLGRYYAAANAFKLSLADHRMLDRASGQSSTVESVVRQVGLLNRIALALYQLSDHEDADQYIERALNLIDQSPADIAKTPACRFAKARSHYLLGFHLRPGMTADSMPSAIMVNSIAAGRDRLAPPGRPGFNSPPRRRPPPDKFGDLFDPGFDPESLFDRASDVTSADPERKSPGGNLMARADAAEHLATATEILRRLVDEYPDRPAYSLQLAITLREQAVDVLMPESSEQSQAADQAIEILDVLQTQFPENTQIRWERIRTLADMNVFRVTDATKQQEGLKRIIQAAASLDALISRYPGIDAYQSQHAHMEFKRGTLLRLAAENDGRRRREDIDFQISLAFRNAAESMAAVVLRNPDARGFQAWHATFQMWLGDSLRRIGEGTEAVEQFRQANETWKSLAEKSDAPIIQLGMQHTDDALVDLLTEAF; encoded by the coding sequence ATGCCCCCCATTCAACCCACTGACGAAAGCAGCGCCGAGGAATCAGCATCGCAGCGATGGTGCGATGCCGATTCAGGGTCCTTCTCGTCGTCCTCGGCCGATGGGCTGCGCAATCCGGTTGAGTCCCTCGCGTCACAATGGTTGCAACGTGTGCGTCAGAGCGAAAGCGATCCTCGTGCAAATCACTTGGATGTCGCCACGGCGAACGGACCGACACCGACCGGTTCATCGGACGACGATACGGCAGACGTGGCGGCCAAACAACTCAGCGACCTGTTGCCGGTGCTGAAACGACTGGAGTCCGCTCGTCGTCAAAACGCGCAGCGACCATCCGGTCTCGCGTCCCTGGGTTCCAAACGACCAGAGCGTCTGGGCGACTTTCGCATCATTCGCCAAATCGGTCGCGGCGGCATGGGCGTGGTGTTCGAGGCCGAGCAGATTTCGTTGGGCAGAACCGTGGCGATCAAGGTGCTGCCGCAATCGATGTTGCAGGAGGACAAGCAGGTCCAGCGTTTTCATGTGGAAGCCCAATTTGCCGCTTCGCTGCACCACACCAATATCGTTCCGGTCTTTGGATTCGGCGAAGACGCCGGGTACCACTTTTACGTGATGCAACGCATCAATGGACAGGGATTGGATCGTGTCCGACTCTCCGGCAGCCCTTTGGACGTGGACTTGGTGATCAAGATCGGCAAGCAAGCCGCATCGGCACTCCACTACGCCCATCGGCAAGGTGTTTTGCATCGAGACGTCAAACCGGCCAACCTGCTGTTGGATCAAGACGACAATCTTTGGATCACCGACTTCGGTGTCGCCAAAGCGATCGAGTCGGTCGGCCAAACACGCACCAACGACGTGGTCGGGACGTTGCGATACATGGCGCCTGAGCATTTCCTTGGTTCCGCCAATCCTCGCAGCGATGTCTACAGCCTGGGGTGCACGCTCTACGAATTGCTGGCCGGACACCCCGCGTTTGATGATGAATCCATCCGTGCCGCACTGGTCCGCCGCATGCCCGTCGAAGCGGCCGCACCGATCCGCAAGATCAATCGCAGCGTCCCCCGTGACCTGGAGACGATCCTGAACAAAGCGATGGCGGCTGATGAATCCGATCGTTACCAGGATGCCGGCGAGTTGGCCGATGACTTGGAGCGATTGGCCAATGGCGATCCCATTCACGCTCGCCGACACTCGCCCCTGGAACTGACGCTTCGATTCGCCAAGCGGAAACCGGCCGTCGCCGCGTTGACCGCGCTCTCGACACTCTTGCTTGCTGCAATCGCGTTGACCTCCACTTGGGGTTACCTCCGCAACCAAAGTCTGCTGAGCGACGCGGTCGCATCGCGCGCCGCGGCTCGATCGACGGCCACCGTGGCAACCGATGCGTTGGATCAACTGTTCGCCCGATTTGCGGGAGACGATTTGCTCAGCGACATCATGCGGTCCTCCAACGGCGAGATCTCCAGTTCGTCCGCCATCACACCGGCGGTCAGCCCCGAGACGGCGGCCATCTTGCAGGACCTGTTGGGTTACTACGATCGGATCGCAAAGATGCAGTCGTTTGATTCCGTCGTTCAAGCAACCGAGGATGTCGACGAATTGGACTTGCACACCATGCAGTCCGCCGCGACCGCCAAGTTTCACATCGGCAGCATCCATTGGCGACTGGGACGATACTACGCCGCTGCCAACGCCTTCAAACTTTCACTGGCCGATCATAGGATGCTCGATCGAGCCAGCGGGCAATCGTCGACGGTTGAGTCGGTTGTACGACAAGTCGGTTTGCTCAACAGAATCGCATTGGCCTTGTATCAGTTGAGCGATCACGAAGACGCCGACCAGTACATCGAGCGCGCGTTGAACCTGATTGATCAATCTCCCGCTGATATCGCCAAGACACCCGCCTGTCGTTTCGCCAAGGCGAGATCGCACTACCTGCTCGGTTTCCACTTGCGTCCGGGGATGACCGCCGATTCCATGCCGTCCGCCATCATGGTCAACTCGATCGCTGCGGGGCGAGACCGCCTTGCACCACCGGGCCGCCCCGGATTCAATTCCCCACCCCGTCGACGTCCACCGCCCGATAAGTTCGGCGATCTCTTTGATCCTGGTTTTGATCCCGAGTCGTTGTTCGACCGAGCCAGTGATGTCACATCCGCGGATCCTGAGAGGAAATCTCCCGGCGGCAACCTTATGGCCCGTGCAGATGCCGCAGAACATCTAGCGACCGCCACGGAAATTCTGCGGCGACTGGTCGATGAGTATCCCGATCGGCCTGCCTATTCCTTGCAGTTAGCGATCACACTGCGAGAGCAAGCCGTTGATGTGTTGATGCCTGAGTCCTCCGAACAATCACAAGCCGCGGATCAGGCGATCGAGATCTTGGATGTTCTGCAAACGCAGTTTCCTGAGAACACTCAAATTCGCTGGGAGCGAATCCGTACACTTGCCGACATGAACGTGTTTCGAGTCACCGATGCAACCAAGCAGCAGGAGGGACTCAAGCGAATCATCCAAGCCGCAGCGTCACTGGACGCTTTGATCAGTCGCTACCCGGGTATTGATGCCTACCAGTCGCAACACGCACACATGGAGTTCAAACGTGGCACCCTGTTACGGCTCGCCGCAGAGAACGATGGGCGTCGCCGGCGTGAAGACATCGACTTTCAAATCTCTCTCGCGTTTCGAAATGCGGCGGAAAGCATGGCCGCGGTCGTATTAAGAAACCCAGATGCGAGAGGTTTTCAAGCATGGCATGCGACTTTCCAAATGTGGCTCGGTGACAGCCTGCGACGCATCGGTGAAGGAACCGAAGCGGTCGAGCAGTTTCGCCAAGCCAACGAGACATGGAAATCACTCGCCGAGAAAAGCGATGC
- a CDS encoding YHYH protein, whose protein sequence is MPARFHARFNKAGVVTGFTGMILVVLLSSGHAAHGHDIGTESHADEHSHQSVAAGHVTIGIEGDFRVIESDGLPNHKTGQFPGPRNPNRISAQSHRFRVPVAPKVAEKTTPLQMHPFGVAINGVPLDPGAAEFWNRDRRSGWQYEALGGVVDLGLDQSNGHVQPTGAYHYHGTPRLLLETLSKETEKPEMLLIGYAADGFPIYNDQGHSDAGDLKSPMKQLVSSYRVRKGQRTSGEAGPGGTYDGRFVQDWEYVAGAGDLDECNGRIGVTPEYPEGIYHYVVTQQFPYIPRLFRGTPDESFMRHGPPPGGGFPGGPPRGGRGGRRSPPPPPFFPPPRR, encoded by the coding sequence GTGCCTGCTCGCTTTCACGCTCGATTCAACAAGGCTGGTGTCGTTACCGGATTCACCGGGATGATCTTGGTCGTCTTGCTGTCCTCCGGTCACGCTGCTCATGGCCACGATATCGGTACCGAATCTCATGCTGACGAACATTCACATCAATCGGTTGCCGCTGGGCACGTCACGATTGGCATCGAAGGGGATTTCCGCGTGATCGAGTCGGATGGCTTGCCGAACCACAAAACGGGACAGTTTCCAGGCCCGCGCAACCCGAATCGTATTTCCGCTCAGTCACACCGCTTTCGAGTCCCCGTCGCTCCGAAGGTCGCTGAAAAGACCACACCATTACAGATGCATCCATTCGGCGTGGCGATCAACGGCGTGCCACTGGATCCCGGCGCGGCCGAGTTTTGGAATCGCGATCGGCGTTCAGGTTGGCAATACGAAGCCTTGGGAGGTGTGGTTGATCTTGGTTTGGACCAAAGCAACGGTCATGTGCAGCCAACAGGTGCCTATCACTACCACGGAACACCCCGACTGTTGCTGGAGACGCTGAGCAAGGAAACCGAGAAACCAGAGATGCTGTTGATCGGCTACGCGGCGGACGGCTTTCCGATCTACAACGATCAAGGACACTCGGATGCCGGGGATCTCAAGTCACCGATGAAACAACTTGTCAGCAGCTATCGTGTCCGCAAAGGCCAGCGAACCAGCGGCGAGGCAGGGCCAGGAGGGACCTACGATGGTCGCTTCGTCCAGGACTGGGAGTACGTTGCCGGTGCTGGAGATCTGGATGAGTGCAACGGCCGCATCGGAGTCACGCCGGAGTATCCCGAGGGCATTTATCACTATGTGGTGACGCAGCAGTTTCCGTACATACCACGTTTGTTTCGAGGCACGCCCGATGAATCGTTCATGAGACACGGGCCGCCACCGGGAGGCGGATTTCCTGGTGGTCCTCCGCGAGGCGGGCGCGGCGGGCGACGCTCACCGCCACCACCGCCTTTCTTCCCACCGCCGCGACGTTGA
- a CDS encoding ABC transporter ATP-binding protein encodes MSGPVITCQNVTKCFGKTEVLRGVDLEVPRGAIVGLVGTNGSGKSTLIKCLLGLLKVSSGTARILGEDSWDLSASVKNTLGYVPQEIKLYPWMRVSQVIDYTGAFYEKWDSYRCNELLEQWELDGSKWIKTLSGGQLQRLALVLALGHHPSLLILDEPAASLDPVGRRSFLKSLLEMNEDGGQSVLFSTHITSDLERVASHVAFLHDGRVQFFGELEELKDHVGGNLEDIFLQMNRTPEFAGLNHVSGDQSHV; translated from the coding sequence ATGAGTGGACCAGTGATCACATGCCAAAACGTGACAAAATGTTTTGGAAAGACGGAGGTTCTCAGGGGTGTCGACCTGGAGGTTCCGCGGGGCGCCATCGTCGGCTTAGTGGGCACCAACGGCTCGGGCAAGTCCACGTTGATCAAGTGTCTACTTGGTTTACTGAAGGTTTCCTCCGGGACCGCTCGGATTCTCGGCGAAGACTCCTGGGACTTGTCGGCGAGCGTCAAGAACACGTTGGGATACGTGCCTCAGGAAATCAAGCTTTATCCATGGATGCGTGTCAGCCAAGTCATCGACTACACCGGTGCGTTCTATGAAAAATGGGATTCCTATCGATGCAACGAACTGCTGGAACAGTGGGAACTGGATGGTTCCAAATGGATCAAGACTCTCTCGGGCGGGCAGCTTCAGCGACTCGCTTTGGTGCTGGCGCTGGGGCACCATCCTTCGCTACTGATCTTGGATGAACCTGCCGCGAGCCTGGATCCTGTCGGGCGTCGGTCGTTCTTGAAATCGCTGCTGGAGATGAACGAGGATGGCGGGCAAAGCGTGCTGTTCTCCACGCACATTACGTCTGACTTGGAGCGTGTCGCATCTCACGTTGCATTCCTGCACGACGGTCGCGTGCAATTCTTTGGTGAGTTGGAGGAGTTGAAAGATCACGTCGGCGGCAACCTGGAGGACATCTTCCTGCAGATGAATCGCACGCCGGAGTTTGCAGGATTGAACCACGTGTCGGGAGATCAGAGCCATGTTTAA
- a CDS encoding RNA polymerase sigma factor: MSTPDAATGPPDVSAAANHDAHGRHGSDASWPDDVLTDLVGTHERALLAYAQRMLGGDWQGAQDAVQETFLRLCREDRRKIEHRVVPWLYSVCRTRVIDMQRTKRARPMDTSEVMVADPRPDASTAAADDEEQSQLALEVERLTPRQQEVIRLRLQAGLSYREIAEVTGLTVSNVGFHLHAAVRSLKDSLAVSP, translated from the coding sequence ATGTCCACTCCAGACGCTGCCACCGGGCCCCCCGATGTCTCCGCCGCTGCCAACCATGATGCCCATGGCCGGCATGGCAGTGACGCTTCATGGCCCGATGACGTGCTGACGGATTTGGTGGGCACCCATGAACGTGCTTTGCTGGCATATGCCCAGCGAATGCTCGGGGGTGACTGGCAGGGGGCGCAGGACGCGGTGCAGGAAACGTTTCTGAGGCTCTGTCGCGAAGATCGCCGGAAGATCGAACATCGTGTCGTGCCTTGGTTGTATTCCGTATGCCGAACACGAGTGATTGATATGCAACGCACCAAGCGAGCCAGGCCCATGGACACGTCGGAGGTGATGGTTGCCGACCCCCGTCCCGACGCGAGCACCGCCGCCGCCGACGACGAGGAACAATCCCAGTTGGCGCTCGAAGTCGAGCGGTTGACGCCCAGGCAACAGGAGGTGATCCGACTGAGGCTGCAAGCCGGATTGAGCTACCGCGAGATCGCGGAAGTCACCGGGCTGACAGTCAGCAACGTCGGATTTCATCTGCACGCCGCCGTTCGCAGCTTGAAAGATTCCCTCGCCGTATCGCCTTGA
- a CDS encoding sigma-70 family RNA polymerase sigma factor, which produces MATFSIPRGSSGADPLPSLERFVQSASSNDRSEPPDQSADKSEPNDTAHSQPDPLVLERLRIEPAAVLADAFAAEHDRLWQLAMFRMDHRIAGRVDADDVLQESFLAAEKRVQHYLKSPKCSLFVWLRMIVTQTLVDIHRRHFGADMRSAAREVSFGGPQLPESTCVSIVRQLTGSQTSPSGVMMREESTMALEKAISEMPALDQETIALRHFEGLSNSETAEVLGISVTAASNRYVRALARLRDILEAWENSDKNKPAGDDAPHSTH; this is translated from the coding sequence GTGGCAACTTTTTCAATTCCCCGTGGATCCAGCGGGGCCGATCCGTTACCAAGCTTGGAGCGATTTGTGCAATCGGCGTCATCAAACGATCGCAGTGAACCGCCAGACCAGTCGGCCGATAAATCGGAGCCGAATGACACCGCGCACAGCCAGCCCGATCCACTGGTCCTGGAGCGATTGCGGATCGAGCCCGCCGCAGTGCTCGCCGATGCGTTCGCTGCGGAACACGATCGACTTTGGCAACTGGCAATGTTTCGCATGGACCACCGAATTGCCGGACGTGTCGACGCGGATGATGTCTTGCAGGAATCATTCTTGGCTGCCGAGAAACGCGTCCAACACTATCTGAAATCACCCAAGTGCTCGTTATTCGTTTGGCTTCGCATGATCGTCACGCAAACGTTGGTCGACATTCATCGCCGGCATTTCGGTGCGGATATGCGTAGCGCGGCTCGCGAAGTCAGCTTCGGCGGCCCCCAACTCCCCGAATCCACTTGCGTGTCGATCGTTCGTCAATTGACCGGCAGCCAAACGTCCCCCAGCGGCGTGATGATGCGTGAGGAATCGACGATGGCTTTGGAAAAAGCGATCAGCGAAATGCCAGCCCTGGACCAGGAGACCATCGCCCTGCGTCACTTCGAAGGACTCAGCAACAGCGAAACCGCAGAAGTCCTCGGAATCAGCGTGACTGCGGCGAGTAACCGCTACGTTCGTGCACTGGCGAGATTGCGAGATATCCTGGAGGCTTGGGAAAACAGCGACAAGAACAAACCTGCTGGTGACGATGCCCCCCATTCAACCCACTGA